GCCATCTGCTCTTTTGCCAATTAGTCAGTTGGCTCCAAGAAGGacaaaatgaaattaaagtgtATTGTTTTGTGTATTATGTTATGATTAAAttgttttcataatattcaaGAAATGTATAACTTTTTCTgcatttgaaattaattttttgattttgtaaccataaaatattataaaatattttatttcaaattaaataataaaattgggGCTGTCactaatgattattttggtAATCGAGTAATTGGTTGATTATTTTGACAGTTAATTGAGTAATCGGATAATTTTTTGTTGCAATAAAAATAGTGAATGTAAGTGAATGATaaccattaaaataaaaacagtgcaTAGGTATAATAGCAATGAGGCAATAATATTTGGTTCAGATAAAGTATCAAAAGCAAATAATCATGGTTTTATTGAAcaacactgttaaaatacataatgtaaTACACATAATCAAATTATGCTTGTCATgtacaaatgcctgcagagcaGAGAGCGCCAACGGCCTGGTGATTGCTGTTGTTACAGTTTGATCAAATCCTTAATATTGGCCAAACAACAATTAATTCAAATATCCACTTAATCCTTAATAATTAACACCTTAACACttcttaatgacagaaatgctacagaacaagaatatgtggacatcaaaaCATGCAAACTCAGAGCAagggtttaaaggtgccatcgaacgtttttttacaagatgtactataagtctaaggtgtcccctgaatgtgtctgaagtttcagctcaaaataccccatagattttttttaaataaatttttttaactgcctattttggggcattattaattatatttgattctgaatgagtttgatagtgctccgtggctaaagctaacattacacactgttggagagatttataaagaatgaagttgtttatgcattatacagactgcaagtgtttaaaaatgaaaatagcgacggctcttgtctgtgtgaatacagtaataaacgatgttaactttaaccaacgatggtaactttaactaaagaattttcattttggggtgaactaaccctttaagttgtatgtacaacaatgttatcaaattattaatgttttggAAATAAATCTGTTATttgaatttgtttcattttttttattttgttcaaaatattgtGATGCATATCGTATCGTGATCCTAGTATCGTGATGCATATCGACTCGTGAATGCATTGTTACAACCCCAATAATGATTCTGGTCATATTacagaaatgaaataaaagcattgttttaatattattgCTTAATTTATTTCACTATGTTGGTGTTAATCAAAGTAAATGTGATCTCTTTGTGTTGCAAGAAACTTTGTGAAGTCTctgaaaaattattattattattattattattattattattattattattattattagtattatcaaaataaaaaattcatggTCATGTCTACATCTGATGGATTTCCAGAGTGATGTCAGAGGGAGGCACTTTCCTGGTTGTCCTGTATTCTCTGACTCACCGGGATCCGGAGTTCTACCAGTGTAAGCCATGTGTCGGACAGCAGCAAATGAGCTTTCAGCTGCTCACCAGCACAGAGTCGTTCACACTTTACAAGGTCAGTCTGTCTCTGCCTTTTGTACTCGACAAATTAAATTTCAATATGCCAAGGTCTATAGGAAACATTTTTCCCCTTTTCATGCAATCTGTACTGGGTgtgtaatctgattatgtattAAATTAATAGTATTTCTAGAGCAGTTGTTTTTCAATTGATCTTTGGTTTTTGTGTTGTACATattacattaattgatttttagGGGTGCTTTAATTATTAAAAGTTTTTTAATCACACTATGTATTTTGCAATACAGAATGTGGAGCCTTCAGAAGGACGGCCTTTACAATTTGAGCTTAGTGCTGAGAACCAAAATCAGGAAACTGTGCTGTTTGAGGAAGTGCTCTCTCAGACTGTGTTAACAGGGTACAGTCATTTATTTCTCTAAATTTTCAACTTTTATTTAATTGAGATTTATGTTTTGCCTGTTTAGTTTATCTGACAGAATACAATATTCCTAAAGCAAGAAGAAATATAACACACTACATCTGCTTTATCTTATCAGGAAGACTCTTGCAGCATCTTCAGCTGCTCCTCAGAATAAATTGTCTATCAGTGATCATGACTCAGGTGTAGAAGATGAAGACCTCTCTCCTCGGCCATCTCCAAACCCTCATCCAGTCAGTCAGCAGGTTTGTTAACTTATGGCCCTGCACCCCTGATAAACCTATTCAGGCTGGATTCCCATTGACAGGTtcaaatattctttttttttttcttcagactAGGCGTGTTCATCCTTCAGTTCCTGAACTCTCTATGGTACTAGATGGCAGCTTTTTGGATGCAAGTCTTGTTAATACACAAGACTCAACTCCTGTTCCTCATAGCCTATCAAATATTCAGCGGAGAAGCATTAATCCTGCCCACCAGGGCCTCTCAGTGTTGAGGCCTCCAGAACAGAGTAGCGTCCCTGGACCTCCCCCTATCCGAAGACCACTAACTCCTGTCCTCTCTCAGCCAAAAAACAAACTACATCCTAATCCAGGACAACAAACGCCACAACCCAATGCGAGTAGAAAATCCCTGCTCTCAATAAGAAGATCAAGAGATGGCTCATCAGCATCATCTGTATCATCGTCTTCATCTTCTTCCTCGACAAAGAACGCTGCTTCGCCCAATGGTTCTTTTCATCAACAAAGGCACCATTCTTTGCAAGGATTTCCGACCAAAACCCAATCAATTTATTCTGGACCTCCAACATCTGGTCACAGCAGTGCCAGAAAGAGTTCAGTAATGCCAAGCCAGACCCCCATCCCTCATCCGTCCCAACACAGGCTCTTCCATAGCACCCCAGCTGCCAACCCTTGCAGCTGCTGCACCAACCAACCCACCTATGTTCCCATGTATCAAAACAACTGGCAAGGGCCACCAGTGTATCCCACTGTTGTGCACAATCCTTGTGGTTTTCATTGTGGCGCTGAGAGTGTCCCACCTGGGGATCACTGCCTCTCGCCTTCTCGACAATCTTTGGATTGTCGCATATCTCCAACTAAAAGTCCTGTTTGCCATCCCGCTGTTCCAGTTCACCACTCTCCATCACCCAGTCAGTGTGTCCCCACAGTTAACCCCAACAAAGGTTCTGTTGATCAAGTCCCTTCCTGTCAAGCCCAGTGCTGCCAAGTCCAGGACACCCCTTTGGGTCTCCTTCCTGCTGATGCGTACAGGATGCTCATGGATCAAGAGCGTCAGTTGAAGCTACTTCAACTCCAGGTTTGTATTAgttctttaaatgttttagcGTTGACCTGTCATCACTTGTTAACGGACTTTCTTCAACAGATTCAAAAACTCCTTGAGTCTCAGAGCAAGACAACTCCAGTATCATCTGGCGAACATGATGCTCAGCAGGAAAGAGCCAATCAGACGTTAACATCTCCACCTAAACGAACAAGTGTCAGTGTTGCTGTAGGAACAGGTAATATGATGGAAgtttgttgcattttttttatcagttccTTTCAATGTTGTGAAGTTCTTGTCTATCGTTGTGTGTTATTTAGGGGCGAGTTTGTTTTGGACCACACCCCAGGAGGTCCCCACACACGAGGCCTCAAGTATGGATTGGCAAACCGAGATGGAGCCAAAGTCTGAAGGTCAAAACGACAATACAGTCACTTCCAGACTTGGATCTGAAAATGCATTTCATTACTCCCAAGAGCAGAGTCCAGGATCTCCTCTACATCCAGCATCTCCACGACACGAGTAATGagcccaattttttttttctgaaaccaTTTTTTAGCAATTGTTAACCTCTTAAAGTCTATTATACATGGTTTGTAGAAGgctgttatttatatttttattgtttaccaggccatgttttatgtttgtgtcTTTATGTCTTATGCAGCATGTCATCTGGTTTTGGAGCCCGTTCGTTTCAGAGTCCAGTGTTGGGAGAGAGTGCTAGCATGTATTATCACTCGCAGTCACAGAGTAAAGAATTGTCTGAAAATGGAGAAATGGACGACCCAAGGTTTTACCAAGAACTACTGGTATGGCCCAGTTTTTATGGTTTAGGTGCAATTTTcacatatttaatttgatttaattgaCGTAATATTAATTGATTTTAATTCCTGCTCCAGGGTCAGGTGCAAAGTCGTTTGCAAGACTCCATGCCTGTGGGTGAAAAGGTAGAGCAAGACCAACAGAGTGTCTCAAACAGACAAAGTCTGTCCCCTGTAGTTCGTCAGTCAAGGAAATCACCGACAACATCCATACCCCAAACTCAAAAACCAAAGCACGGATCCAGTCCACCAGATCAGGACCGTGTCTTAAGTGCAACATTGAGACAACTCCAACAGTTCGGGGTGAACTTAGACTTGGACTCTTCCCAGGCAAAGATGACACGTGCAACTGTGGAGAGTGCCAGGTAAAATGTAGTCAGACAGATTGTTTAATCAAAGCATTTGATTGAAATTGTGTttctaacacatttttgctCTTCAGCACCCTCGCTTGCATAAACCCTGATGCGGTGATTCCAAGACTAGCTCTTTCCGAACCAATGGGGACCAGCATTTGGGGACCAAGCGGCAGTGTAGACCTCAGCCTGGAGGCCAACGCTATTGCACTTAAGTACCTAAGCGACTCGCAATTGTCAAGACTCTCATTGGGCGGTCAGTCCTCCAGCCCACATCCAGACCCCAGCGCAATTCTCCTGAGAAGACCCGCTGCTGAAAAGAGCAGCGTTGGACTCAGTATGCTGTCCCCCAGCAATATGTCTCTAGCTACTTGTAAGTACATGAAGAAATATGGACTGATTGAAGGAGAAAACAGTAGTGAGGAAGAACAAGAGGACGCCGTTCTGGTAGACTCCGCTCTCGGGTGTTCTGTACAGCATGAAACGTCCAAGAACGTGAGCGTTAGGCAAGACCGTGAAGAACAAAGTTCTGCGGttctcaaaaacattacaaacaaGGCAGTCACCAATCTCTATACGTCTCCCGTTGACTCTCAAGAGCAGTTAATTCGAGACTTGCGGCCCAAAATGCAGCTGCTTATGCGTGGCGGGACAAACACGGAGAAGGAGAATGACTCAAAGAATGTTCTGCCTAAACGTAGGTCCTCGCTAACTGAAAACCAGAGGATACAGGAAGTCACAGAGCCTCAGGGGTCGGTGGGAAATTTCCTGGATCTGAGTAGGTTACGGCAGCTGCCCAAGCTCTTCTAAAATGCACCATTTTCCAAATGGTCACTGGGTCATTTCTGTGTGTCAAAGGGATTCAAgaaatgtttttctgttttcatgcaaCCCTCAAAAATTTGTCTTCCATTGTTTGTTTACATAGTGTAAcatgattttattttgaaaagtgtACAGACCCttttcatttaatgtttttaagtatgttttatttctataaattgtcttgTTTTGTCTAACCCGAAGGGGCCttaatgttcattttatttcatttgaaagcttgaaggttttttttgtgtgtgtacctgATGACTCCTTATGTGTCATGTATGAAGCGACTAACTTAAGGCAGTATTGTTTCGTTTTCCCTTTACTCATTTTTAAACTCTTTCaaaattttcttttgtttattgCCATTACTTGACTCAGCTGATTTACCTCAAGTtggcattttcattttcagaggGAGAACTAACTTGTTTTAATCCTTGTTTTGTATGTTCTTTTTAAATGACTTTATGTACATGTGTCTATCTCTTAATTAAATTACGTATTCTTTTATATAACTTCAACTTCATTTTGTGTTATCTCTGACCATCAAAACTTTGATCACATATCCTGATAGATCAGGAGAAACAAGTCTCAGTCAACTAATAAGTAGGTAAATGTTTGGCAAACAAACCTGGCAACAAAactgcacatatttacataaaagTATCCAGGGGTCAGAATGGAGGCTCTTTTGACTGGTAAGTTACTACCCACCCAAGATGGTTTTCTacatcctagcaaccgcatacAAAAATACTAAACACCATTTATGCCTTAACAACCATATTAGAACATGCTGGCTTCATGGTGGTGACTTCTGCATGCACAAGAACCATTTTCTTCAAAACATTTGTTATGAATACAGACAAAATCCAAGACAATCTCTTGAGTTTCTCATCACCCCAAAAATAAAGAGGCTCATCAGTGATGATGGCTGTGAAAGCCGTTTTTTTGGGATATAACAGTATTTTGGACATTATCAATGCTGCCTAGATAGGTTTTGAGACTCTTAACTCAATGCAGGACACGGTCTTGATCTGTGGATGATCTCCGGTTGCGCAATCCTGGACTTCTCTCACTTGAGCTCTGAGACTCCGTCAGACAGTCCAAAGAAACTTTCATTACAGCAGCAGGCGAAACTCGCCGTTCTTCTGTGAAGATTGAGCTGAACCAAATATTGTGAGTATATATTGCACTGCTCATATCATGTAGATGTATAGCCCATTTAAGttctgtttttttatatatatataacgttATACCGTTTATAGAGGCTAAAACAGTGTGAATAGTCTAGCTTAGGAATGCAACGGCATAGCTTGAATCACGTTTAAAACGCTAAAATTGACATTTCTGCAGTGAATATCGTTGAATATTCGTGTAATTCGACTGAAACGCGTATAACAATTACAAATGAGCGTTGTAAGCGTTACCCAAGATGCATCAACCGGCGTAGCATCCATGCTAATGCTCACGAgcacattatattattaagaAACTAAGAATATATCTTATTATTGGTTAGTGTTCAGTTTGTATGCTTTTAAAATGGTTTCAAAtagcaaaatattattacaagtaTTAAGGGATTCACGGTACTTTCGTTTTTAACTGAACAAATGACGTTTAGCCGAACGCTACAAGCTTTGTTTTGTTAGCACACCGGCTAGCTGTTTAATATTCAAATTTCCGATCGATTTAATCTGTCCAAATGCACATTTTTATATTAGCTTGAATTTCATATCCGATGTTTATATGTAGTAAACATCTCGTGGTGCTTGGTAGGTATTactaatgtgtttttgttttattataaatggCTATTGATTAACCTGCTAACGTTAGCTGACTAGCATAACAGTTTGACATTCTGAGCTTTTACATAAGTAATGATTCTTCATTATAGCGTGGCATTTGGCTAAATAAACGAGtaggttatatatatattatgtatatatttgaagGTATAATTGGGTTCTATTGGGTTTTACGCGAgtgttttgttatattttagcTATATCCAGCTCTAGTCAAAGGGCTTTGTCTCTTTCTTTCCTGTCCTAAAGGGCTCGATGTTATGCAGAATATTACATAGAAGTCAGATTTTCTCAAGACGTGTTTGACTAAGAGTTTCTTGGAGGTTCATTTGATAATTATCTTTTTGATTTGCTTAATTTGGCAGCTAAATCTGATGGGAACGTGATGATGCACACGTGCTTATTGTCTCTTTTTTTAGCACAGTGTGTAGGATGGATGTAGttttatatattgttaaatCACTTTGAATTATATAAATAACCTCTTGATAATGATCATAAGTGAAGcataaaatcttttttaacGTGCTTTAGGGGGTTTCCAATAGACAAATGGCAAGAGATAAGTCTCAACATGCTTTGAACTGAGGTAATTTTTTCCATGACTGCATTGGCATCTgaacatatttttcttttcgAATCACACACATGAGTGTCAGGCATGTAAATCACCTTTTTGAttcatattaaatacatttaacttTAATCACATCTAGTTGACAAACAGGTCTCATTGTCATGATTACtctgcattttcagcatcaattCCTTGTTTGGAGATGCTGtgatatatatatcatatatataacTATGTTCACACAGTGCTTAACAAATTTATTGGACCACAACCCAAGGTTTGTGCCTCAGCTGCCCTAAACTAACAGTATTAGCCATTACCAAAATCATTTTTAGTATTTCACAGTAGTGTTTCTAATGCTAAAATATAGGCTAATTATTGTTGTGATTTAAAGAATTCAAAGATATAGCCTACAAAAGTTTCATCAAAAGCAAGACTTTGAGAACAGCTAGAAACTATTTGGAAGTCAGTAACAAAAGAGCCTGTGGAAAAGTACATAAAAACAATGCCAGTAAGAAAGCAAGCTGTTATCAAGGCCAAAGAAggccatacaaaataaaaaaaaataaaatatatttttggttATGTGTGAATAAAGACTATTTAGTTGCTTCAATTTGTTATTTGCCTAATAAATGACAGTACAATTTTTAGTTTTGAACAAGTTTGACAATTTCCTAAAATCTTTTTGTCTATATTATGACAGgtggtctaataaatttaaGCACTGTcaaatatatatagagagagagagcgaagtGTTCCCAttgaatatttatatatagagagagtGAAGTGATCCCATTTCCTCAATCACCCACCAACTGTaattatagttcttagaaaATCCTGGTACCAATGATTTTACAACAGAAATGTGTGGGTGTGGCCACCTAAAACGGTGCTTTTGATGGCTGCCACAAGAGGAAGTACCTTAGTCGCATGGGTGGCTGCTGTAGATAACAGCAcatatttgaatgttttatatatatatatatatatatatatatatatgcacccATTAGGTAAGACAAtgcatgtttatatatatttatactattattattgttgtttatatatagtgtttatatattacttgattatttttatttatacatttttttttttttttcggggTTCAGTTCACACACTTAAAAATACCTGCAGGAATCCTTTCGAAAGTTAAAATAGCATTCTTGATGGCGTCATTGCAATTAGGTGGATTTCTGAATAGTTTCAGCGTTGGTTTGTACACCATTTCCAACATTCAGAAAGGAAACCGGTGTTCATTAtactataattttatttttggcttcCTTTTTGTCACAGAAGCATGAGTGTGCATTTGCTGTGCATGTGATAGAAACTGTGATCTTTGTTATGGCTCATGTTTCTGTTCCCTATAGGTCAGAATTCCTGCCGCCTTGCTCCTAAAAACATGTTCACGCAGATTTGATGTTTGTCAGATGAGTCACAGCGCGGGGCACATAACCTGATTTGAGTTAAACACTTCCTTGTGTTGTCTCCCGCTGGAGCGGTCAAAGCAATTGCACTTTACTCACTATTAGTCATTTGAAATCCCCTCGGTTTTGTTTTGTGGAGGTGTTGTTTTGGTTATATAATGGCTATATTGGGCAGCACTAAGGTACGGTACGCAGACTAAGCTGTAATAAATGATGAGTCaggttatttctgctgttctGGACTTCCCAAGACTGAATGTTTCATAGAGCTCATGTTGTCAAGCTGGAGAGGTGTTGTCAGGCTGAAGCCAAAAGGTTTAAATGTGATGATAGCCTGAAGATCTTGCTTGGTTGCTATTCTTTGATACcaaaataaacctactgtactCGGGCCAGTGATAAGAATGTCTAAGATGACGAAAAGGAAAAATCTTTTCCTTTTCATAAAGTCATATGATTTTATGCACTAGTGATTGTGATCTTTGTTTtcgtgttgtttgtttttttcttttttcaacaaAAGAATCAATATAATGACAATTCTTGATTAttaacttaaagctgcagtccgtaactttttttgtgttcaaaatttacacaaattgtataatgagaatgtacaacatgaatcaattttccaaaccgtgtttttgtctaaccctgaatcattatggtacacttataataagtgtttaaaattcggaccggactggtaggacacGCCGCAGAGtgtcacagtaactgcgtgactcgccatagacatacacggagaaaagtagctccggctagaatgttcctctgCAAGAcacatgcagttctgtttattaaccactatagggccaaaaatcgcggactgcagctttaacaattttcacttaaacttatttttccaaatggatttttttttttttttgataaagtTTTGAATACCATGAAGTTTTCCTGATGCAGTTTATGATtccatttaaaggcacaatatgaaagatttttggattcaaatatccaaaaaccaccagaatactgttttttgtttgtttggttgtttttttatttttttattttgttgtgtacttacattatcccagatgtttccaagaatgtttaaatccagagaaaaaaagcaaatttaatgacatcatacctgcaTTACCCTTGATTTATTTTGAAGAAACCATGACAAGGGAACAACtatttggttacatttatagacagaaaacaaagtATTGTTacatagctcaacacgtttagtcttattgttttaATCTCGTGTTCTTGATTATATTAATATGATACTCTAATatcaatctagcttactgcagtgtgcaacaagtgtctcatagcagccaccgagcgaacgcacTGAATAACGTATCATCATTTTAGATTAactacattaatgttaataatctcaatgtgatttctgcctgagtcccaTCAGATTTTTTTCTGCCAGCTGTGAGGTGAAAACGACATCTCCCATGATTCTATGCTCAATCtcggcatcatcaagctacgcctttgttttgaataggtgaCCTCTAGCggtgaaaaattacattttgtgccttttaatttaaagttttatatatcgttgattaataatttaaattattatattatttaaattcagTTTAACAGTTTATGCAAAAAGAAGAATTActgaatttagtttttattgCTATATGtctttttagtttattttttgttagtttttacTAACTtttagaattttctttttttagtttcagtttattttatttgcttgtttttttgtgttaatgACAGTTTTTTATAGCAGCATTAAATTTCTCAGGGCTGTCTAGTGTTATTTACTGGAATTGTTCTGTTTAATTAAAGGCTCTTTGTCACATTTTTAACCTTTTTGGTTATATTCTGTATCAAAAACTCAAATTAATTtgagacattttattttttgtttcaaagTTTGTGAAAgagtatttattttcattaacaaaagttattttagtttaaagtctgcatgaaatagaagttgtgatagtcttttaTTCGCTATTCTCGAAccagaaaaaatgtagggtgggacttgattttgtccatcgggaattgattggattgatgtggtttgctattggtcaatctcatgtgagtgacaggttgtcccgccctcccACCAGTAAACACAttatcagagaagagatgtcactgcaagaggaAGGGAAAGTATTTTTCATTACAAGGggacatgaataaaaaaaaaaaaatgtgcacaaattcatcatttataataaatactgcaatattccatataAAGCAAGAAATGTAGCAACATTGATTCACATAAGTTTGTTCTGCTATGTTTCATAAATGAGGCTCAATTAAGATtatcatttgaaaaaaataatgggtCCAGACAGACACAATTAACATTGCGTAATTGAGTTAATTTGGCAAGTCGGGATGAGCTAGACATCTTTTATATATTAAACtcattgttttctgtttttgtctTACAGGTTATGTTTTTCACACTATGTGCTGAACGCCCCTACAATGCCAGGAAATATTTAAGAACTGTGATCTTTGGAAGAGCTTTATCGGTTCCAGTGGAACCTCTAGAACATAGCGCCGTATTGCTTTACTCAAAACGCACATTGATACAAATGCAGCAATAAGAGAAGATCTTGGGGACCGGTGCATCACAGACCGCTCTTTGCTACAATGCCCGTGCAAGCCCCGCAATGGACCGAGTTTCTGTTGTGTCCCATCTGCACGCAAACCTTCGAGGAGAGCCACCGCAAGCCCATCAGCCTGGGCTGCGGACACACCGTGTGCAAAATGTGCCTGAACAAACTGCACCGCAAGGCCTGCCCATTCGACCAGACCGCCATCAGCACGGACATCGAGCAGCTGCCCGTCAACACTGCGCTGCTGCAGCTCGTCAGCGGCCAGGTGAGTCTGAATGTGCAGTCACATTGGCAAAATTTcatgacaaaaatgtccattgtAGTGATGTATAAAGCACAGCTCACATAGAAGTCATTTTCAAACCAAGCTGTTTTCTGTGAGTTCTCATGACCAACTTGAACATAAGcattagggctgcaacaactaaTCGATAAAAATCAATATTGAAAATCACTGACAACGAATGTCATTATCAATTAGTCGGGTCTGCCTACCACGCACGGAAAAATCCCGCCAAACGCATCAAATTGCAGCGCTGAATAACGCATTTCTATGGACAAAATGCATCTAAAAATAGTTGAGGAATGGGCTGCTGCGACAAAGGTATGTGATCCAAGTGCCTAAAACATGAGAATTCTTTATTTTAAGCTTCAAGTTAATGCGATAGCGTAATGTTTGACATGGCTTGCCCTGTTAGGTGCTTTGAAAGATGCGCAAAACTTTAATTGTACAGTTATATCATTATCTGTAAGTGTTACAAATTCAAGCAAGTATATTAAGGGTCAGTCTGTATTATACTTCAGACTTTAATGAAGGAGCGAACAGACAGGATGCATTAGAGAGGGAGACAAATAAAATCcaacacaaaatatttattttgctgaAATATTTGTTGTTGGATGTTAAATTTAGGTTTAAAAGTCAACATGTAATTCAAGTATTTTATGAGAGTGGTAACTGTGAAGGGAAAACAGTGTGtaattgaatataaatgtaAGACGTTTCTTAGTTTTACAGTACAAAGAAATGACAGTAACAGGTTACTGTGTccagagtgaatgtgtgtgttcctGCAGAACATTCCTCTTATCTGTTAACACtgagtttgtgtttttctttattatctTGATTattgtcttcatttttaatgaaGGGATTTAAACTGTTTCACTGTATATGTTTTCATAGCATTCAGTTGCACGTTTGTTTGATGGACAGAATTGGGCAGGATGTGGAATAGtgttttgtcattaaa
The nucleotide sequence above comes from Chanodichthys erythropterus isolate Z2021 chromosome 10, ASM2448905v1, whole genome shotgun sequence. Encoded proteins:
- the stil gene encoding SCL-interrupting locus protein homolog; the protein is MNRVQVDFKGLPAHILENSVRTETLQNLRSSDNVLTPLTFPTSKVSLWDPSPSGDVVSLHFSYYRNPRLLLVEKALRLAHRHARQTNKPQFFCFLLGTLAVDSDEEGVTITLDRFDPGREQTGCPGKAPTALLPGDILVPCVFEAQHATGSTVHSGEDLNISFKMLQHFCCSKEMLELSKLLTLRARLSCSENMDRLTFDLSWAAVTLACTLDAIPVRAVPVIPTALARNLSSPAGVTQNSRKRGFLTMDQTRKLLLILESDPKAYTLPLVGIWLSGVTHIHNPLVWAWCLRYLHSSALQDKVMSEGGTFLVVLYSLTHRDPEFYQCKPCVGQQQMSFQLLTSTESFTLYKNVEPSEGRPLQFELSAENQNQETVLFEEVLSQTVLTGKTLAASSAAPQNKLSISDHDSGVEDEDLSPRPSPNPHPVSQQTRRVHPSVPELSMVLDGSFLDASLVNTQDSTPVPHSLSNIQRRSINPAHQGLSVLRPPEQSSVPGPPPIRRPLTPVLSQPKNKLHPNPGQQTPQPNASRKSLLSIRRSRDGSSASSVSSSSSSSSTKNAASPNGSFHQQRHHSLQGFPTKTQSIYSGPPTSGHSSARKSSVMPSQTPIPHPSQHRLFHSTPAANPCSCCTNQPTYVPMYQNNWQGPPVYPTVVHNPCGFHCGAESVPPGDHCLSPSRQSLDCRISPTKSPVCHPAVPVHHSPSPSQCVPTVNPNKGSVDQVPSCQAQCCQVQDTPLGLLPADAYRMLMDQERQLKLLQLQIQKLLESQSKTTPVSSGEHDAQQERANQTLTSPPKRTSVSVAVGTGASLFWTTPQEVPTHEASSMDWQTEMEPKSEGQNDNTVTSRLGSENAFHYSQEQSPGSPLHPASPRHDMSSGFGARSFQSPVLGESASMYYHSQSQSKELSENGEMDDPRFYQELLGQVQSRLQDSMPVGEKVEQDQQSVSNRQSLSPVVRQSRKSPTTSIPQTQKPKHGSSPPDQDRVLSATLRQLQQFGVNLDLDSSQAKMTRATVESASTLACINPDAVIPRLALSEPMGTSIWGPSGSVDLSLEANAIALKYLSDSQLSRLSLGGQSSSPHPDPSAILLRRPAAEKSSVGLSMLSPSNMSLATCKYMKKYGLIEGENSSEEEQEDAVLVDSALGCSVQHETSKNVSVRQDREEQSSAVLKNITNKAVTNLYTSPVDSQEQLIRDLRPKMQLLMRGGTNTEKENDSKNVLPKRRSSLTENQRIQEVTEPQGSVGNFLDLSRLRQLPKLF